In a genomic window of Roseiflexus castenholzii DSM 13941:
- a CDS encoding cobaltochelatase subunit CobN translates to MKTLTFILGMERFNAHIWEEVERNLRDAGVAVRLLRFHDGHVERRDPALADAIAQADVLFITLINMREQAQWLKEQIEHADPKIVFAFESMPEVMALTRVGEYRVQNGGRASMPKPMQAVLRLMTRGREEDTLYAYTKLTKITAKLLPLMPPKLKDFRTWLSVNIYWNQPDVYNLTQMVRLILRDCLGQNLDVAPVRMIPMMGCFHPATDELFANPDAYLKWYRKYRNQQRRRSSVPLPEAPLVALLAFRKHIVQRQQYIADLIDALEAQGMAVLPIVVSGIEMHVAVREWVARQKVDLIINTMGFPIIGGPAGSTKPGQYRETAVNLLAGIDVPYMIVQPLQMQDIDHWRSHGVAPMQAVIMYDLPEMDGSVAPVALGAIRDQRIVATPDRLARAARLAAGWVRLRRKANAEKRVALVIYNFPPGMGKLGTAALLDVPATLHAILRRLAAEGYRVEGVPATAEELAQQIATLDTAEETPTVVPTRTAVPLAEYHAIVPADHAERIDRKWGMPPGEIAPRGRDAIRLDTLSFGNVIVAVQPPMGVPGDPMRLLFDRDFTPHHQYVAFYRWLTQRWRADAIVHVGMHGTAEWMPGLPLGLTDGCWPDLLLGDAPHLYLYPLNNPAEAAIARRRGYAAIISHLTPPYARAGLYRQLAMIRAEIEQQTAQTNAADARTLYERLPLLSAHIPELTPLPDESAITFVQRVRQHLEEIEQRLILDGLHIFGAAPAPERAAALIEAALDVPREGRLGLSGALQSVGIPEERVAQARADFVRRFVIGRQTVQLTDWLQEFGRPRDIGVLFDPQFYIGHGRAILDGLAQAPGELDALVHALDGGYIRPAPGADPVRAGAAALPSGRNIHSIDPWRLPSDAALARGRQMAEQLLAQHRQASPEGAYPQTVALTLWALDTIKTEGESIGAALALIGARPERDGQGKIWRYELVPLEELGRPRIDVLLDVSAIFRDTFQISLDLLDDLFRRAVEANEPPEWNFIRAHALTQQARGLTWEQATARIFTQAPGRYGTGVDELVEEGQWQEASDLANMYLRRNGFAYGGGRGGQEAVEALRGMLGTVEHVFQAIDSVEYGLTDMQHYYGHSGAIRLAAGRVRGGDVPLSYAESHTGHVRVAAAEHLIRLEARAKLLNPRWYEALLQHGYAGAAEIGNRFTYLVGWSATTGAVEKWVYDQMAETFVLDDAMRERLAQANPRAARNAVARLLESHGRGLWQADDETIERLQAIYADLEDQLEGIESIR, encoded by the coding sequence ATGAAAACGCTCACCTTCATTCTCGGCATGGAGCGGTTCAACGCTCATATCTGGGAGGAAGTCGAACGCAACCTGCGCGATGCGGGGGTTGCCGTGCGCCTGTTGCGCTTCCACGACGGGCACGTTGAGCGACGCGATCCGGCGCTGGCGGACGCCATCGCCCAGGCGGACGTTCTTTTCATCACGCTCATCAACATGCGCGAACAGGCGCAGTGGCTGAAGGAGCAGATCGAGCATGCCGATCCAAAGATCGTCTTCGCTTTCGAGAGCATGCCCGAAGTGATGGCGCTGACGCGCGTTGGCGAGTATCGGGTGCAGAACGGCGGACGCGCCTCTATGCCCAAGCCGATGCAGGCAGTGCTCCGCCTGATGACGCGCGGACGCGAGGAAGATACCCTCTACGCCTACACGAAACTGACCAAAATCACGGCGAAACTGCTGCCGCTTATGCCGCCCAAACTGAAGGACTTCCGCACCTGGCTGAGCGTCAATATCTACTGGAACCAGCCCGATGTCTACAATCTGACGCAGATGGTGCGCCTGATCCTGCGCGATTGCCTGGGGCAGAACCTGGATGTCGCGCCGGTGCGGATGATCCCGATGATGGGATGCTTCCATCCCGCCACCGACGAACTCTTTGCCAACCCCGACGCCTATCTGAAGTGGTATCGGAAATATCGCAACCAGCAACGACGGCGCAGTTCGGTTCCTCTGCCTGAAGCGCCGCTGGTCGCGCTGCTCGCCTTTCGCAAACACATCGTTCAGCGGCAGCAATACATTGCCGACTTGATCGACGCGCTCGAGGCGCAGGGAATGGCGGTGCTGCCGATTGTCGTCAGCGGCATCGAGATGCACGTGGCGGTGCGTGAATGGGTGGCGCGGCAGAAGGTCGATCTGATCATCAACACGATGGGCTTCCCGATTATCGGCGGACCGGCGGGTTCGACAAAGCCAGGGCAGTACCGTGAGACGGCGGTCAATCTGCTGGCGGGCATCGACGTGCCCTACATGATCGTTCAACCGCTCCAGATGCAAGATATTGACCACTGGCGGTCTCACGGCGTTGCGCCAATGCAGGCGGTCATTATGTATGACCTGCCGGAAATGGACGGCAGTGTTGCGCCCGTGGCGCTCGGCGCAATCCGCGATCAGCGCATCGTCGCTACTCCCGATCGTCTGGCGCGCGCGGCGCGACTGGCTGCCGGATGGGTGCGGTTGCGGCGCAAGGCGAATGCAGAGAAGCGGGTGGCGTTGGTGATCTATAACTTCCCGCCCGGCATGGGGAAACTCGGCACAGCCGCACTTCTCGACGTGCCTGCCACATTGCACGCGATCCTGCGCCGCCTCGCAGCCGAAGGGTATCGGGTGGAAGGTGTTCCGGCGACTGCCGAGGAACTGGCGCAGCAGATTGCAACCCTCGATACGGCGGAAGAGACGCCCACGGTTGTTCCTACGCGCACTGCCGTGCCGCTGGCGGAGTATCACGCAATCGTGCCTGCCGATCATGCGGAGCGAATCGACCGCAAATGGGGCATGCCTCCTGGTGAGATTGCGCCGCGCGGACGCGACGCCATTCGCCTGGATACCCTCTCCTTTGGCAATGTGATCGTCGCGGTCCAACCACCGATGGGTGTTCCCGGCGATCCGATGCGCCTGTTGTTCGACCGCGATTTCACGCCGCACCATCAATATGTGGCGTTCTATCGCTGGCTGACGCAACGCTGGCGCGCGGATGCCATCGTCCACGTTGGGATGCACGGCACGGCGGAGTGGATGCCGGGGCTGCCACTCGGATTGACCGACGGGTGCTGGCCCGATCTGTTGCTCGGTGATGCGCCGCACCTCTATCTCTACCCGCTGAATAACCCGGCGGAAGCGGCGATTGCCCGACGGCGCGGCTATGCGGCGATCATCAGTCACCTGACGCCGCCGTATGCGCGCGCAGGGCTATACCGGCAACTGGCGATGATCCGCGCCGAAATTGAGCAGCAAACAGCACAAACGAACGCTGCTGATGCGCGGACACTCTACGAGCGTCTGCCGCTTCTGAGTGCGCACATCCCTGAACTGACCCCACTGCCCGATGAGTCTGCCATCACATTTGTGCAGCGCGTCCGGCAGCATCTGGAAGAAATCGAGCAGCGGTTGATCCTCGATGGTCTCCACATCTTTGGCGCAGCGCCGGCGCCAGAGCGGGCAGCGGCGCTGATCGAGGCGGCGCTCGATGTGCCGCGTGAAGGGCGGTTGGGACTGAGCGGAGCGCTTCAGAGCGTCGGCATCCCCGAGGAGCGAGTTGCGCAGGCGCGCGCCGATTTCGTGCGCCGCTTCGTCATCGGACGGCAGACTGTGCAACTGACGGACTGGCTCCAGGAGTTTGGGCGACCACGCGACATTGGAGTGTTGTTCGACCCGCAGTTCTATATCGGCCACGGGCGCGCCATACTCGATGGTCTCGCACAGGCGCCGGGCGAACTCGATGCCCTGGTTCATGCGCTCGATGGCGGCTACATTCGCCCCGCGCCTGGCGCGGATCCGGTGCGCGCGGGCGCCGCCGCTCTGCCGAGCGGGCGCAATATCCACAGCATCGACCCATGGCGGCTCCCGTCGGATGCAGCGCTGGCGCGCGGCAGGCAAATGGCGGAACAGTTGCTGGCGCAGCACCGTCAGGCATCGCCAGAAGGAGCGTATCCGCAGACGGTTGCGCTGACGTTGTGGGCGCTCGATACGATCAAAACCGAGGGTGAGAGCATTGGTGCAGCGTTGGCGCTGATCGGCGCACGCCCCGAACGCGACGGGCAGGGCAAGATCTGGCGCTATGAACTTGTGCCGCTGGAAGAACTGGGACGTCCCCGGATCGACGTGCTGCTCGATGTGAGCGCCATTTTCCGCGACACGTTTCAGATCAGCCTCGACCTGCTCGACGATCTCTTCCGGCGCGCGGTGGAAGCAAACGAGCCGCCGGAATGGAACTTCATTCGAGCGCATGCGCTGACACAGCAGGCGCGGGGACTGACCTGGGAGCAGGCGACTGCCCGAATTTTCACCCAGGCGCCCGGCAGGTATGGCACAGGCGTCGATGAGTTAGTCGAAGAGGGACAGTGGCAGGAAGCGAGCGACCTGGCGAACATGTATCTCCGGCGCAACGGTTTCGCCTACGGCGGCGGACGCGGCGGACAGGAGGCGGTCGAAGCGTTGCGTGGCATGCTTGGCACCGTCGAGCACGTTTTCCAGGCAATCGACAGCGTCGAATACGGCTTGACCGACATGCAGCACTACTACGGGCACAGCGGCGCGATCCGGTTGGCGGCGGGGCGTGTGCGTGGCGGCGATGTGCCGCTCAGCTACGCCGAGAGCCACACCGGGCATGTGCGCGTCGCGGCGGCGGAACACTTAATCCGGCTCGAAGCGCGCGCCAAACTGCTCAACCCGCGCTGGTACGAAGCGCTGCTTCAGCACGGGTATGCCGGCGCCGCTGAGATCGGCAACCGTTTCACCTATCTGGTCGGATGGAGCGCAACCACCGGCGCCGTCGAAAAATGGGTGTATGACCAGATGGCAGAGACCTTCGTGCTCGACGATGCCATGCGTGAGCGGTTGGCTCAGGCGAACCCGCGCGCCGCGCGTAACGCGGTTGCGCGTCTGCTCGAAAGCCACGGGCGTGGTCTGTGGCAGGCGGACGACGAGACCATCGAGCGGTTGCAGGCAATCTACGCCGATCTCGAGGATCAGTTAGAAGGGATCGAGTCGATTCGGTAG
- the trpB gene encoding tryptophan synthase subunit beta, producing the protein MIFRMQQATTLDPAYAGRFGPYGGAYIPETLAPAVAALEQAYANARQDPEFWAELDRLHRSYTGRPTPLTFAQRLTEHLGGAQIYLKREDLAHTGAHKINNALGQGLLAKRMGKTRIIAETGAGQHGVATATVCALLGMECVVYMGVDDMARQQPNVFRMRLLGAEVRGVASGSRTLKDAINEAMRDWVTNPDSYYLLGSALGPHPYPTMVRDFQSVIGREAREQMLALTGRLPDVVLACVGGGSNAIGIFHAFLDDAEVALRGVEAGGRGITPGDHAARFAGGRPGVLQGTYTYVLQNDDGQIGLTHSVSAGLDYAAIGPEHALLHDQGRATYTVADDEEALDAFQTLARLEGIIPALESAHAVAEAIKLAPTMRPDQIILINLSGRGDKDIFTVAKVLGVDVAH; encoded by the coding sequence ATGATATTCCGTATGCAACAGGCGACGACACTTGATCCAGCCTATGCCGGACGCTTCGGTCCCTACGGCGGGGCATACATTCCCGAAACACTGGCGCCAGCGGTTGCGGCGCTCGAACAGGCATATGCCAACGCCCGTCAGGATCCGGAGTTCTGGGCGGAACTCGACCGGTTGCACCGCAGTTATACCGGCAGACCCACGCCGCTGACTTTTGCGCAGCGGCTGACAGAGCACCTTGGCGGCGCACAGATCTACCTCAAGCGCGAGGACCTGGCGCACACCGGCGCGCACAAGATCAACAATGCGCTCGGACAGGGACTGTTGGCGAAGCGCATGGGGAAAACGCGGATCATCGCTGAAACCGGCGCCGGGCAGCACGGCGTCGCAACCGCCACTGTCTGCGCGTTGCTCGGCATGGAGTGCGTGGTGTACATGGGCGTCGATGATATGGCGCGCCAGCAACCGAATGTCTTCCGTATGCGATTGCTCGGCGCAGAGGTGCGTGGGGTTGCCAGCGGATCACGGACACTCAAAGATGCGATCAACGAAGCCATGCGCGACTGGGTGACGAACCCGGACTCGTACTATCTCCTCGGCTCGGCGCTTGGTCCGCATCCCTACCCGACGATGGTGCGCGACTTTCAGAGCGTGATCGGACGTGAGGCGCGCGAGCAGATGCTGGCATTAACCGGGCGCTTGCCCGATGTGGTGCTGGCATGCGTCGGCGGCGGCTCGAATGCTATTGGCATCTTCCATGCGTTCCTCGACGATGCCGAGGTGGCATTGCGTGGCGTTGAGGCTGGCGGGCGCGGCATCACGCCAGGCGACCACGCGGCGCGCTTTGCGGGGGGGCGTCCGGGCGTCCTTCAAGGAACATACACCTATGTGCTACAAAACGATGACGGGCAGATCGGGTTAACCCATAGCGTCTCGGCCGGTCTCGACTATGCCGCGATTGGACCGGAACATGCCCTGCTCCACGATCAGGGGCGCGCAACCTACACGGTTGCCGACGATGAAGAGGCGCTCGATGCGTTTCAGACGCTGGCGCGGCTCGAAGGAATCATTCCGGCGCTCGAAAGCGCGCACGCGGTTGCCGAAGCGATCAAACTCGCGCCGACCATGCGCCCCGATCAGATCATCCTGATCAACCTTTCGGGGCGCGGTGACAAGGACATTTTTACCGTGGCGAAGGTGTTGGGGGTGGACGTTGCACATTGA
- a CDS encoding endonuclease III domain-containing protein, whose translation MTTFDIHAAMAILRAEMPRFPKPLIDGMGEEEANNPFRILIATILSLRTKDTMTAVVAPRLFAVADSPEKMLALSEEEIAELIYPVGFYRNKARTIRAICRRLIEEHGGKVPADLDALLALPGVGRKTANLVLTAGFDLPGICVDTHVHRICNRWGYVQTRTPEETEMKLREILPFEYWKEINGLLVTLGQNICHPTSPRCSACPLAHLCARVGVERSR comes from the coding sequence ATGACCACATTCGACATCCACGCTGCGATGGCGATTTTGCGCGCCGAGATGCCGCGTTTCCCCAAGCCGCTGATCGATGGCATGGGGGAGGAAGAGGCAAACAACCCGTTTCGCATCCTGATCGCCACCATCCTCAGCCTGCGCACCAAGGACACGATGACCGCCGTGGTCGCGCCACGCCTGTTCGCGGTCGCCGACTCACCGGAGAAGATGCTGGCGCTCAGCGAAGAAGAGATCGCCGAACTGATCTATCCGGTTGGGTTCTATCGCAACAAGGCGCGAACGATCCGTGCTATCTGTCGGCGCCTGATCGAGGAGCACGGCGGCAAGGTTCCCGCCGATCTCGATGCGCTCCTGGCGTTGCCCGGCGTTGGGCGAAAAACCGCTAACCTGGTGCTCACCGCCGGTTTCGATCTACCGGGGATTTGCGTCGATACCCACGTTCACCGCATCTGCAACCGCTGGGGCTATGTGCAGACCAGAACGCCAGAAGAAACCGAGATGAAACTGCGCGAGATTTTGCCCTTCGAGTACTGGAAGGAAATCAACGGGCTGCTTGTCACCCTGGGGCAGAATATCTGTCACCCGACCTCGCCGCGTTGCAGCGCCTGCCCGCTAGCGCACCTTTGCGCGCGGGTCGGAGTGGAACGCAGCCGCTGA
- a CDS encoding DUF2231 domain-containing protein, whose amino-acid sequence MSPLHPFTVHLPIGLLLGNAIMTALYLWRGDRTLETAAYHCLWLGWLLLLPAVASGTIDAARQVFDPVRPRDDALVWVNAHALSGVAVMVVYWQAWQARRRNPTILDDARIRRGYLARLAIGAALVVLTGWLGGQLVYSLRLGVG is encoded by the coding sequence ATGTCTCCGTTGCACCCATTCACTGTTCATCTGCCGATTGGCCTGTTGCTCGGCAATGCGATCATGACGGCGCTCTACCTCTGGCGTGGCGACCGAACGCTGGAAACGGCGGCGTATCACTGCTTGTGGTTGGGGTGGTTGCTGCTTCTCCCCGCAGTTGCCAGTGGAACGATCGATGCGGCGCGGCAGGTGTTCGATCCCGTGCGTCCACGCGATGATGCGCTGGTGTGGGTCAATGCCCATGCACTGTCAGGCGTGGCGGTGATGGTTGTCTACTGGCAGGCGTGGCAAGCCCGGCGTCGGAATCCCACGATCCTGGATGATGCCAGGATACGGCGTGGATACCTGGCGCGACTCGCCATCGGCGCGGCGCTTGTCGTGCTGACCGGGTGGCTGGGGGGGCAACTGGTCTATTCCCTGCGCCTGGGGGTGGGGTGA
- a CDS encoding S8 family serine peptidase: MSGRAASLRLFIAAFLLIAALIVPTDRFTIQATGILTASPITISETLPLGQQVTRPLTITNLGSTTVTALLYEARAQPLLAMAHAIGPASVPLPQQDHTLDPRLAAQLDEPAAQGSFIIYLRDQADLSSAYGITDWSERGRFVYRTLVEHAERTQRTLRAELTARGLTYRPFWVVNAIQVEGALADAQALEQRADVALVRADASIMVALQTLPSSLDTRCSADGNPMCWNIRAIRADRVWNEFGITGQGVTVASIDTGGLFSHPALRDQYRGALGNGAYDHNYNWYDPQGAFPAPNDQSGHGTHTIGIMVGRRIGGERFGVAPGARWIAAQGCEGSFCNESDLIAAAQWVLAPTDLHDRNPRPDLRPLIVNNSWAGGGNDPWYAGYTAAWRAAGIFPVFAAGNGMGVCRSIASPGDYADVVAVGATDRNDAIAPFSLRGPTADGRMKPDFVAPGEGGIYSTHLSDGYATLRGTSMAAPHVAGVVALLYSANPALIGDFESTYAILRDTARRIADEQCGVVSGGGNHVYGWGLIDAHAAVARARVDVPWLRLSPTTVTLNPGQNATLDVTFDSNGVAAPGTYTARIQIYAGDLTQPPATVEVTMNVIASGTIVGGIVRDAETGEALRATVSVSGGASTPTSNDGSYALILPSGVYTLTASALSYAPQQRVITVPVSGSVDFGLLLDAPHLTLSTDHVTATLDFNTTVEQTVTITNTGTRPLTFEASVGYAPFGVYRSDEPGGPVYQWIDLPVDAPTLELTDTTRIDNIPLGFDFPLYTLTVTETSVTSDGTLSFGWPSSYTGLVERCLPGSEAFFYLLAPFRADLDPARGGQVRYGTVNSNATFVVSFEDVPLAQGPPDQRYTFQALLHRDGRIVFQYADLSALPERLSVGVQKTMNQVQRIGCGADTPVTPGLAIEFRPQFSPEGWLEVAPDRGTVAPGDSATLRLAYRWQGPPQGARLRTTVTVISSDPRRRNATIMAEAAMRPAPYAVWLGIVAR; encoded by the coding sequence ATGTCGGGTCGCGCTGCCAGTCTACGCCTGTTCATCGCTGCGTTTCTGTTGATTGCAGCGCTCATCGTTCCGACTGACAGATTCACCATTCAGGCAACAGGCATTCTCACAGCCTCTCCGATCACGATCAGCGAAACGTTGCCATTGGGTCAACAGGTCACGCGACCACTGACGATCACCAACCTCGGTTCGACGACTGTCACAGCGTTGCTCTATGAAGCGCGCGCGCAGCCGTTGTTGGCGATGGCGCATGCAATCGGTCCCGCAAGCGTCCCTCTGCCGCAGCAAGATCACACGCTCGATCCGCGTCTGGCGGCGCAACTCGACGAACCCGCAGCGCAGGGTTCGTTCATTATCTATTTGCGCGATCAGGCGGACCTGAGCAGCGCATATGGCATCACCGACTGGTCAGAACGTGGGCGCTTCGTCTACCGAACGCTGGTAGAACACGCTGAACGCACACAACGCACCCTGCGCGCCGAGTTGACGGCGCGCGGTCTGACCTATCGACCGTTCTGGGTCGTCAACGCCATTCAGGTGGAAGGTGCGCTCGCCGATGCGCAGGCGCTGGAGCAGCGCGCTGACGTTGCTCTGGTGCGCGCCGACGCAAGTATCATGGTCGCGCTGCAAACGCTGCCGTCCAGCCTCGATACGCGCTGTAGCGCAGACGGCAATCCGATGTGCTGGAATATTCGCGCCATCCGCGCAGATCGTGTGTGGAACGAGTTTGGCATCACCGGTCAGGGCGTGACGGTCGCCTCCATCGATACCGGCGGGCTTTTCAGTCATCCGGCGCTGCGCGATCAGTATCGCGGTGCGCTCGGCAACGGCGCATACGACCACAACTACAACTGGTACGATCCGCAAGGGGCATTCCCTGCGCCGAACGATCAGAGCGGTCATGGAACGCATACCATCGGTATCATGGTCGGCAGGCGCATCGGAGGCGAGCGGTTTGGCGTTGCTCCCGGCGCGCGCTGGATTGCTGCGCAGGGGTGTGAAGGATCATTCTGCAACGAAAGTGACCTGATCGCCGCCGCGCAGTGGGTCCTGGCGCCGACTGACCTCCACGACCGCAATCCGCGCCCCGATCTGCGCCCGTTGATCGTCAACAACTCGTGGGCGGGCGGCGGCAACGACCCGTGGTATGCCGGATATACCGCCGCCTGGCGCGCGGCCGGCATCTTTCCCGTTTTTGCGGCAGGCAACGGCATGGGCGTCTGTCGCTCAATCGCATCCCCCGGCGACTATGCCGATGTCGTCGCTGTTGGCGCCACCGACCGCAACGACGCCATCGCCCCGTTCAGCCTGCGTGGTCCGACTGCCGATGGTCGCATGAAGCCGGACTTCGTCGCTCCGGGGGAGGGCGGCATCTACTCAACACACCTCAGTGACGGGTATGCCACTCTGCGCGGCACATCGATGGCAGCCCCCCACGTTGCCGGGGTTGTGGCACTGCTCTATTCGGCAAACCCGGCTCTGATCGGCGATTTTGAGTCGACCTACGCCATCCTGCGCGACACAGCGCGCAGAATAGCCGATGAACAGTGTGGCGTCGTATCCGGCGGCGGCAATCATGTGTATGGTTGGGGCTTGATCGACGCCCATGCGGCGGTTGCGCGAGCGCGCGTCGATGTGCCGTGGCTGCGCCTTTCACCGACGACGGTAACGCTCAATCCTGGTCAGAATGCAACGCTGGACGTGACGTTCGACTCCAACGGCGTTGCTGCGCCGGGGACCTATACTGCGCGCATTCAGATATATGCCGGTGATCTGACCCAACCGCCAGCGACCGTTGAGGTGACCATGAATGTGATCGCTTCGGGAACCATCGTCGGCGGCATTGTGCGCGATGCCGAGACCGGCGAAGCGCTGCGCGCGACAGTCAGCGTCAGCGGCGGCGCCAGCACGCCTACTTCCAATGACGGATCATACGCTCTCATCCTGCCGTCGGGCGTTTACACGTTGACGGCGTCCGCACTCTCGTATGCGCCGCAGCAGCGTGTGATTACTGTACCGGTGAGCGGATCGGTCGATTTTGGATTATTGCTCGATGCGCCGCATTTGACCCTTTCGACCGACCATGTGACGGCTACGCTCGATTTCAACACCACCGTCGAGCAAACCGTAACGATAACCAATACCGGTACCCGTCCTTTGACTTTTGAAGCCAGCGTCGGATATGCGCCATTCGGGGTCTATCGCAGTGATGAGCCAGGCGGACCGGTCTATCAGTGGATCGACCTGCCCGTTGATGCGCCGACGCTCGAATTGACCGATACAACCCGGATCGACAACATCCCCCTGGGCTTCGACTTTCCACTCTACACCCTCACCGTCACTGAAACGTCGGTCACATCGGATGGGACGCTTTCGTTTGGTTGGCCCTCCTCATATACCGGTCTGGTCGAACGTTGTTTGCCGGGGAGCGAAGCATTCTTCTACCTGCTGGCGCCCTTCCGCGCCGACCTTGATCCCGCGCGTGGCGGGCAGGTGCGGTACGGAACCGTCAACAGCAACGCAACATTCGTCGTCAGTTTCGAGGATGTGCCATTGGCGCAGGGTCCGCCGGATCAGAGATACACGTTTCAGGCGCTTCTCCATCGTGATGGACGGATTGTGTTTCAGTACGCCGACCTCAGCGCGCTCCCGGAGCGCTTGAGCGTTGGCGTTCAGAAGACCATGAATCAGGTTCAGCGGATCGGATGTGGCGCCGATACCCCTGTCACACCAGGGCTTGCCATCGAGTTCCGACCGCAGTTCAGCCCGGAGGGGTGGCTGGAAGTGGCGCCGGATCGGGGAACCGTAGCGCCGGGCGACAGCGCCACGCTCAGGCTCGCCTATCGCTGGCAGGGTCCACCGCAGGGCGCGCGCCTGCGCACCACGGTCACAGTGATCAGCAGTGATCCTCGCCGCAGAAACGCCACAATTATGGCGGAGGCGGCCATGCGTCCGGCGCCGTATGCCGTCTGGTTGGGGATCGTGGCTCGGTAA
- a CDS encoding lysophospholipid acyltransferase family protein: protein MLDLFFYLLLWIPLNLLRLIWSNWKIEGRENLPPRPQGMILAVNHLHWSDILVIGASLPLSHRPWWVAKVELFQHPITAWWFRTMHVIPIRRGQRDLAALEAAEEALKQGAVLIMFPEGHRSDTKQLQQGRGGAVRLAVRSGCPIVPVAIWGTEAGFGGILRRSPVRVRFGKPYHPQVEGDKIPFDRMSELTDEMMLRIAALMPEKYWGYYRERMLAETTAQSS from the coding sequence GTGCTCGATCTATTCTTCTATCTGTTGCTCTGGATTCCGCTCAATCTCTTGCGGTTGATATGGTCCAACTGGAAAATCGAAGGACGCGAGAATCTACCGCCGCGCCCGCAGGGGATGATCCTGGCAGTGAATCACCTGCACTGGAGCGACATTCTCGTCATCGGCGCATCGTTGCCGCTCTCGCATCGTCCCTGGTGGGTCGCCAAGGTTGAGCTGTTTCAACACCCCATTACGGCGTGGTGGTTCCGCACCATGCACGTTATTCCGATCCGGCGTGGGCAACGCGACCTGGCGGCGCTCGAAGCCGCTGAAGAAGCGCTCAAACAGGGCGCCGTTCTGATCATGTTCCCGGAAGGTCATCGCAGCGATACAAAGCAGTTGCAGCAGGGACGCGGCGGAGCGGTGCGCCTGGCGGTCCGCTCCGGTTGCCCGATTGTGCCGGTCGCCATCTGGGGCACAGAAGCCGGATTTGGCGGCATTCTGCGGCGCAGCCCGGTGCGGGTGCGGTTTGGCAAGCCATATCACCCGCAGGTCGAAGGCGACAAGATTCCTTTTGATCGGATGAGTGAACTCACCGATGAAATGATGCTGCGGATTGCCGCACTGATGCCGGAGAAGTATTGGGGATACTACCGCGAACGCATGCTGGCAGAAACGACAGCGCAATCGTCATAA
- a CDS encoding glycoside hydrolase family 172 protein produces MTSFNGLGMHLGNLARLSQARTRSISPENFTGEKGQGGMATDGTGAACARDLGIGWKISPSIRIAPGETRTLADVRGSGAIQHIWMTLTGHWRHSILRIYWDDQDTPSVECPAGDFFACGWGQYAQISSLAVCVNPGSAFNCYWEMPYRKGFRITMTNIAAQEMTLYYQITFTETDVSDDVAYFHAQFRRVNPLPYKQVYTILDGVRGQGQYVGTYLAWGVNNNGWWGEGEIKFYLDGDDEYPTICGTGTEDYFCGSYNFDVGKEHGGYREFTTPYSGLAQVIRPDGLYRSQMRFSMYRWHITDPIRFARDLRVTIQALGWRSGGRYLPLQDDIASVAYWYQTLPTAPFPPLPDADYLEVI; encoded by the coding sequence ATGACGTCGTTCAACGGTCTGGGCATGCACCTGGGCAATCTGGCGCGCCTGTCGCAGGCGCGGACTCGCTCGATCAGTCCGGAGAACTTCACCGGCGAAAAGGGTCAAGGCGGAATGGCGACCGATGGAACTGGCGCGGCATGCGCCCGCGATCTGGGGATCGGCTGGAAAATTTCGCCATCGATCCGCATTGCGCCCGGCGAAACGCGAACCCTTGCCGATGTGCGGGGGTCGGGTGCGATTCAGCATATCTGGATGACGCTGACCGGTCACTGGCGCCACAGTATTCTGCGCATCTATTGGGACGACCAGGACACGCCATCGGTCGAATGCCCGGCGGGCGACTTCTTTGCCTGCGGTTGGGGACAGTACGCGCAGATCAGTTCGCTGGCAGTGTGCGTGAACCCTGGCAGTGCGTTCAATTGTTACTGGGAGATGCCCTACCGCAAAGGGTTTCGCATAACGATGACGAATATCGCCGCCCAAGAAATGACGCTCTACTACCAGATCACGTTTACCGAAACTGATGTGTCCGACGATGTGGCATACTTCCACGCACAGTTCCGGCGCGTCAACCCGTTGCCCTACAAACAGGTCTACACCATCCTCGACGGTGTGCGCGGGCAGGGGCAATACGTCGGCACGTATCTGGCGTGGGGAGTCAACAACAACGGTTGGTGGGGCGAAGGCGAGATCAAGTTCTACCTCGACGGTGACGACGAATACCCAACGATTTGCGGCACCGGCACGGAAGACTACTTTTGCGGTTCGTACAATTTCGATGTTGGCAAAGAGCACGGCGGCTACCGCGAATTTACGACCCCCTACTCCGGGCTGGCGCAGGTCATCCGCCCCGATGGTCTTTATCGCTCGCAGATGCGCTTCAGCATGTACCGCTGGCATATTACCGATCCCATCCGTTTCGCGCGCGATCTGCGGGTGACGATTCAGGCGCTTGGCTGGCGCAGCGGCGGACGGTATCTGCCGTTGCAGGATGATATTGCATCGGTGGCATACTGGTATCAGACGTTGCCGACAGCGCCATTCCCTCCACTTCCCGATGCGGATTACCTTGAGGTGATATAA